In Paralcaligenes sp. KSB-10, the following are encoded in one genomic region:
- a CDS encoding DUF6776 family protein, with the protein MASFGSSKRNVFKPTAYGNTRRPRRIPRWMVLMLTGIVLGAGGLLFLQKSYGPTRLTVEQSEQLHNDLNSANLDKQRLQSQLNQATHDLNEAKSSLSSQSAQLKAAQEQVVKTNNDLQLFADAMPPDPRGTSPGIRSATFKNNAGQLDYQILVMQDDNKKATTYNGQLELVVAGRYANGKSNTITLPPMDVSLQQYTYVRGSLPLPETFTARQVTIRITDQNSKHISATRTLRVLR; encoded by the coding sequence ATGGCCAGTTTCGGTTCCTCCAAACGCAATGTATTCAAACCTACAGCGTACGGCAACACGCGCCGCCCGCGCCGCATACCTCGCTGGATGGTCTTGATGCTGACAGGCATTGTGCTGGGCGCGGGAGGCCTGCTGTTTCTGCAAAAAAGCTACGGCCCCACCCGGCTCACGGTTGAACAATCGGAGCAGTTGCACAATGATCTGAATAGCGCCAATCTCGACAAACAGCGCCTGCAATCGCAGCTCAACCAGGCAACGCACGACCTGAACGAGGCCAAGTCCAGCCTCAGCAGTCAATCCGCCCAGCTCAAGGCGGCGCAAGAGCAAGTCGTCAAAACCAATAACGATCTGCAATTGTTCGCCGATGCCATGCCGCCCGACCCCCGTGGCACCTCTCCGGGCATCCGCTCGGCCACGTTTAAAAACAATGCCGGGCAGCTCGATTACCAGATACTGGTCATGCAGGATGACAATAAAAAAGCCACTACCTACAACGGCCAGCTTGAACTGGTCGTAGCCGGCCGCTATGCCAATGGCAAATCCAATACCATCACCTTGCCGCCGATGGACGTGTCGCTGCAGCAATACACCTACGTGCGCGGCAGCCTGCCCTTGCCCGAAACCTTTACCGCTCGTCAAGTGACCATCCGCATCACGGATCAAAACAGCAAGCACATCAGCGCCACACGCACGCTTCGCGTGCTGCGCTAA
- the glnQ gene encoding glutamine ABC transporter ATP-binding protein GlnQ gives MSMVEFKNVIKRFGSSTVLNGIDLCIEQGEVVVVVGPSGSGKSTFLRCINVLETIEGGDIVVNGLSVRGSGAQIRELRREAGMVFQQFNLFPQLTALENVMFGPVHTRGTGRKQARAEAIALLDKVGLAERVNHYPGELSGGQQQRVAIARALAIRPHLMLFDEPTSALDPELRHEVLKVMQVLAEEGMTMIVVTHEMEFARKVGSRLIFIDQGKVAEDGPPGELLSNPPSQRLKDFLQHVG, from the coding sequence ATGAGCATGGTCGAATTCAAAAATGTAATCAAGCGCTTTGGTTCGAGCACGGTGCTCAACGGTATAGATTTATGTATCGAGCAGGGCGAGGTCGTTGTGGTGGTCGGGCCTTCCGGGTCGGGAAAATCGACGTTCCTGCGCTGTATAAATGTGCTCGAAACCATTGAAGGCGGCGACATTGTCGTCAATGGCCTGAGCGTGCGTGGCAGCGGGGCGCAAATTCGCGAGCTGCGCCGCGAGGCCGGCATGGTGTTCCAGCAGTTCAATTTGTTTCCGCAACTGACTGCGCTCGAGAATGTGATGTTCGGCCCAGTTCATACGCGTGGCACGGGCCGCAAGCAGGCGCGGGCCGAAGCTATCGCCTTGCTGGACAAGGTGGGGCTGGCCGAGCGGGTCAATCATTATCCCGGCGAGCTTTCGGGAGGGCAGCAGCAGCGCGTGGCCATTGCCCGTGCCCTGGCCATCCGGCCGCATCTTATGTTGTTTGATGAGCCCACTTCGGCGCTCGACCCGGAGTTGCGTCACGAGGTATTGAAGGTTATGCAGGTGCTGGCTGAAGAGGGCATGACCATGATCGTGGTGACGCACGAAATGGAATTCGCCCGCAAGGTGGGCAGTCGCCTGATTTTCATCGATCAAGGCAAGGTTGCCGAAGATGGTCCTCCGGGCGAGTTGTTAAGCAATCCTCCCAGCCAGCGGCTGAAGGACTTCCTGCAGCATGTAGGCTAG
- a CDS encoding ABC transporter permease subunit (The N-terminal region of this protein, as described by TIGR01726, is a three transmembrane segment that identifies a subfamily of ABC transporter permease subunits, which specificities that include histidine, arginine, glutamine, glutamate, L-cystine (sic), the opines (in Agrobacterium) octopine and nopaline, etc.), with protein sequence MTFDWSAIWDALPSLWDGTKMTIQITVLGLVGGTLIGFLTGVTTTYIKVLVTWKNTAIAIASLVVIYILAKLASWIASSYLPGVPDWGWWLVKAIILVALIVRFFSYVPVALSFLAQVYVLVIRGTPIVVQVMFIYFALPLIFGWRIDGVSAAVFTLMINSGAYISEIVRGGLLAVPKGLKEAGQAMGLPFYKILLHIIGPVALRRMIPAMGNQCIISLKDSSLFIVIGVAELTRQGQEIIASNFRSVEIWGAVAVIYLILTGIIALTLKFVEHRTRIV encoded by the coding sequence GTGACTTTTGACTGGTCTGCGATTTGGGATGCATTGCCCAGCCTGTGGGACGGCACAAAAATGACGATTCAAATCACGGTGCTGGGTTTGGTCGGCGGCACCCTGATCGGCTTTTTAACCGGCGTAACCACGACATATATCAAGGTGCTGGTTACGTGGAAGAACACCGCGATCGCCATCGCCAGCCTGGTCGTTATTTATATTCTGGCAAAACTGGCCTCATGGATTGCAAGCAGTTATTTGCCTGGTGTGCCCGACTGGGGCTGGTGGCTGGTCAAGGCCATTATTCTTGTTGCCCTGATAGTGCGGTTTTTTTCGTATGTGCCGGTGGCCCTGTCGTTCCTGGCGCAGGTGTACGTGCTGGTCATTCGCGGCACGCCGATCGTTGTGCAGGTCATGTTCATTTATTTTGCGCTGCCGTTGATTTTCGGTTGGCGCATCGATGGCGTTTCGGCAGCGGTCTTTACCCTGATGATCAATTCGGGCGCCTATATTTCCGAAATTGTCCGCGGCGGCCTTCTGGCGGTGCCCAAAGGGTTGAAAGAGGCCGGGCAGGCCATGGGCTTGCCGTTCTACAAGATCCTGCTTCATATCATCGGCCCTGTGGCCCTGCGCCGCATGATTCCCGCCATGGGCAACCAGTGCATCATCAGCCTTAAAGACTCGTCGCTATTTATTGTGATCGGCGTGGCCGAGCTTACCCGGCAAGGCCAGGAAATTATCGCCAGCAATTTTCGCTCCGTCGAGATTTGGGGCGCGGTGGCGGTCATCTACCTGATTCTTACGGGGATCATTGCGCTGACTCTTAAATTTGTCGAACACAGGACTCGCATCGTATGA
- the glnH gene encoding glutamine ABC transporter substrate-binding protein GlnH, translating to MFKNKVKAALAGLALVMVLPATSAVAQSKELVVATDTAFVPFEFKQGEKYTGFDIELWAAIAKQAGLKYRLQPMDFNGIIPGLQTHNIDAALAGITIRDDRKKVIDFSDPYYESGLAILVASNNDTIKTAKDLDGKTVAVKIGTATVDYLKKNVPGAKLKLFPNIDNAFLELATGRVDAVVHDTPNVQYYAKTGGHGKVKVVGALKSGDYYGIGFPKGSDLVPVVNKALKAVEASGEYDTLYEKWFGKKPSKTQ from the coding sequence ATGTTTAAAAACAAAGTTAAAGCGGCGTTGGCCGGCCTGGCGTTGGTAATGGTTTTGCCCGCAACCAGTGCGGTGGCGCAAAGCAAAGAACTCGTCGTGGCGACCGACACGGCGTTTGTGCCGTTCGAGTTCAAGCAGGGTGAAAAATACACAGGCTTCGATATCGAACTGTGGGCGGCCATCGCCAAACAGGCAGGCCTCAAATATCGTCTGCAGCCTATGGATTTCAACGGGATCATTCCTGGCTTGCAAACCCATAATATCGATGCGGCACTGGCCGGCATTACGATACGCGACGATCGTAAAAAAGTGATCGATTTTTCAGATCCTTATTATGAGAGCGGCCTGGCGATTCTGGTGGCCAGCAATAACGACACCATCAAAACCGCCAAAGACCTGGACGGCAAGACAGTGGCCGTCAAAATTGGCACGGCCACGGTCGACTATCTGAAAAAGAATGTGCCCGGGGCCAAGCTCAAATTATTCCCGAATATCGATAATGCTTTCCTGGAACTGGCTACGGGCCGTGTCGATGCTGTGGTGCACGACACTCCCAACGTTCAGTACTATGCGAAAACAGGCGGCCACGGCAAGGTCAAGGTCGTCGGTGCGCTCAAGAGCGGCGACTACTACGGCATAGGCTTTCCCAAAGGCAGTGACTTGGTGCCCGTGGTCAACAAGGCGCTCAAGGCTGTCGAGGCCAGCGGCGAGTACGATACTCTTTACGAAAAATGGTTTGGCAAAAAACCCTCTAAAACACAATAA
- a CDS encoding MetQ/NlpA family ABC transporter substrate-binding protein — protein MFLKKFSTAVAISATLFAGAAQAEKLSVAATPVPHAELLEFVKPVLAKEGVQLDIKVFTDYVQPNQQVADGHIDANFFQHKPYLDTFNKEHNTHLVSVGLVHVEPFGAYSQKIKKIGDLKDGALVAVPNDPSNGARALLLLQKQGLIKLKDPKNILATSRDIVENPKKLKFKELEAATLPRVLPDVDLALINTNYALEAGLNPIKDALFIEGSDSPYANIVVTTPAKKDSAAIKKLMAALNSPATRNFILEKYKGAIVPAF, from the coding sequence ATGTTTTTGAAAAAATTCAGTACGGCAGTGGCCATTTCCGCCACCTTGTTTGCAGGTGCCGCGCAGGCTGAAAAGCTCAGTGTGGCCGCCACTCCGGTGCCCCACGCCGAGCTGCTCGAGTTCGTAAAGCCGGTTCTGGCCAAGGAAGGCGTGCAGTTGGACATCAAGGTATTTACCGATTACGTCCAGCCCAATCAGCAGGTGGCCGACGGCCATATCGACGCGAATTTCTTCCAGCACAAACCTTATCTGGACACATTCAATAAAGAGCACAACACCCATCTGGTTTCCGTAGGACTGGTGCATGTGGAGCCTTTTGGCGCGTATTCCCAGAAGATCAAGAAAATCGGCGACCTTAAAGACGGAGCCCTGGTGGCCGTGCCCAACGACCCTTCAAATGGTGCGCGTGCCTTGTTGCTGCTGCAAAAACAGGGTCTGATCAAGCTGAAAGATCCTAAGAACATCCTGGCTACCTCGCGCGATATCGTCGAAAATCCCAAGAAATTGAAATTCAAGGAACTCGAGGCGGCTACTTTGCCACGCGTGTTGCCCGATGTCGATCTGGCCTTGATCAATACCAACTACGCGCTTGAAGCCGGCCTCAATCCCATCAAGGATGCGCTGTTTATCGAAGGTTCCGATTCGCCTTACGCCAATATCGTGGTAACTACGCCGGCCAAGAAGGATTCGGCAGCCATCAAGAAGCTGATGGCTGCCTTGAATAGTCCAGCCACCCGAAACTTCATTCTTGAAAAATATAAAGGGGCGATTGTTCCGGCATTTTAG
- a CDS encoding methionine ABC transporter permease: protein MMFANIDWALIAEATVDTLLMTGFSLLFTVLIGLPLGIVLFLTGERQMLANGPLYQVLSFIVNVLRSVPFLILLIVMIPLTRVLAGTSLGVQGSIPPLVLSAAPFFARLVENVLRELDPGVTEACRAMGANSRQTVLMALIPEATTGIVASIVVTAIALVGYSAMSGVIGGGGLGDLALRFGYQRYQTDVMIVTVVILVVLVQIFQMLGDRLVLRLNRK, encoded by the coding sequence ATGATGTTTGCCAATATCGATTGGGCGCTGATTGCCGAAGCCACGGTTGACACCTTGCTCATGACGGGATTTTCCCTGCTGTTTACCGTACTGATAGGTTTGCCGCTGGGCATTGTTCTATTCCTGACCGGCGAGCGCCAGATGCTGGCGAACGGCCCTTTGTACCAGGTCTTGTCTTTTATCGTGAATGTCCTGCGGTCGGTGCCGTTCCTGATTTTGCTGATCGTGATGATTCCCCTGACGCGCGTCCTGGCCGGGACATCGCTCGGCGTGCAAGGGTCGATTCCGCCACTGGTGCTGAGCGCTGCGCCATTCTTTGCGCGCCTGGTCGAGAATGTGCTGCGCGAGCTGGATCCCGGCGTGACCGAGGCCTGTCGCGCAATGGGAGCAAATTCGCGTCAAACCGTGTTGATGGCCCTGATTCCAGAGGCGACGACCGGCATTGTCGCGTCGATTGTCGTCACGGCGATTGCGCTTGTCGGGTATTCGGCCATGTCGGGAGTGATTGGGGGCGGAGGGCTGGGCGATTTGGCCTTGCGCTTTGGCTATCAACGTTATCAAACCGATGTCATGATCGTGACGGTCGTGATTCTTGTTGTGTTGGTGCAGATTTTTCAGATGCTGGGCGATCGCCTGGTCTTGCGATTAAACCGGAAGTAA
- a CDS encoding methionine ABC transporter ATP-binding protein, whose protein sequence is MIRLENIHKTYVSAGRVSHALAGIDLQIRQGEVFGIIGRSGAGKSTLIRMLNLLERPSQGNVWVRGQDITTFSDSKLREFRLGVGMVFQHFNLLRSRSVLDNVCFPLRLAGLPRSEQLERAHEVLALVGLAEHANKYPRQLSGGQQQRVGIARAIANKPGLLLCDEATSALDPETTQSILRLLLDINKSLGLTIVLITHGMDVIRTVCDRVAVIDAGLIVEMGEVLDVFLHPRHPVTQSLLSESGVDAEGWRGMANGIQGHLIRLSFRGNSTVQPILSRISRDLNVNLSILQGAVGRIKETPYGQLVLAVDGEESSLARIAEFFVAEGLECEVLRP, encoded by the coding sequence TTGATACGCCTGGAAAATATACACAAAACTTATGTTTCGGCCGGTCGCGTTTCGCACGCACTGGCCGGTATCGATTTGCAAATAAGGCAGGGAGAGGTATTTGGCATCATTGGGCGTTCGGGCGCCGGTAAAAGCACCTTGATACGCATGCTCAATTTACTGGAGCGTCCTTCTCAGGGCAATGTCTGGGTGCGCGGACAGGACATCACGACTTTTTCCGACTCGAAGCTGCGGGAATTCCGGCTGGGTGTGGGTATGGTGTTCCAGCATTTCAATCTGCTGCGTTCGCGCAGCGTGCTTGATAATGTCTGCTTTCCCCTGCGGCTGGCAGGCTTGCCGCGGTCGGAGCAGTTGGAGCGCGCGCACGAAGTCCTGGCTCTGGTCGGCTTGGCCGAGCATGCCAATAAGTATCCGCGCCAATTATCCGGGGGGCAGCAGCAGCGTGTAGGGATTGCGCGCGCGATTGCCAACAAGCCTGGGCTTTTGTTGTGCGACGAGGCGACTTCGGCATTGGACCCGGAAACCACTCAATCCATCTTGCGCCTGTTGCTGGACATCAACAAGAGCCTTGGCCTGACCATAGTCCTGATTACGCACGGCATGGATGTGATCCGCACGGTATGTGATCGTGTGGCGGTCATCGACGCCGGCTTGATTGTCGAGATGGGCGAAGTGCTGGATGTGTTCCTGCATCCCAGGCATCCTGTCACACAATCGCTCTTGTCTGAAAGCGGCGTTGATGCGGAGGGCTGGCGCGGCATGGCCAATGGCATTCAGGGGCATTTGATACGCCTGAGCTTTCGTGGCAATTCAACGGTGCAGCCGATTTTGAGCCGTATCAGCCGCGATTTGAACGTGAACCTGAGCATTCTTCAGGGGGCGGTCGGCCGCATCAAAGAAACGCCCTACGGACAGTTGGTGCTGGCTGTGGACGGAGAAGAGTCCTCATTGGCGCGGATCGCGGAATTTTTCGTGGCCGAAGGCCTTGAATGCGAGGTGTTGCGGCCATGA
- a CDS encoding EAL domain-containing protein: MTLNIRYFRSIYAQMFLVICVAAIPTFIGLTYYVLQQRSRLQDISQQNAQRYVDLAARNENWLLKSSMETLNAIASTPLIQNSDWKLCYQYFSDLLRQHGNRYTNFGVIGTNGEVLCSGVSANVEKMPYLGDRPYFKRALSSTGFVVSNSLMGRISATHTITVATALRNNEGAPRAVLFAALNMAVVSQIQDHTLPSRSDDLTILDRHGTILTTSSTDLGTPGEALKNKDILNLITPQNKGAKLIRGSDNKDWFVSYAKAGTPDDPGALAVIYRNPASGLLSEIQRSFWIGTAVTALLMLMALFAGWAGTHAILGRNIRKLTEAAKRLRKRQFDTRIGNQVFGQEFTEIANQFDKMAEELGASERQWQVSFQRQQGQNDILRRIAQDGRLDDTLISLTHFAEGQIDGTISSILLLSVDGTRVSSCIAPKLPASFCDSLISAVVGAKTGSCGAAISEKRVVITEDISSDPLWEDYRELALGHGLRACWSHPIISSGGRILGSFALYYQSPRSPKLEELQMGQMGAELAAVAIERSRIATALEQSEAEYRLLFESNPDPMWVCDAASGRILAVNDQAIQHYGFDRHEFLAMSDNDLQADDPASADISKLESQSAHSLNQAVRLHRRKDGSLISVEVSFFPLSFGERDARLTLIQDITERKTLTQNIRERDELFMLLMESTAEAIYGIDQEGRCTFANQACAKLLGYTTSELIGHRLHSLIHSKHEDGRPYPQEDCPIHRVLTTKRHVHIENEVLWRKDGTALPVEYWSYPMRRGDKVVGSIVTFLDITERRRHNNALTYQATHDSLTGLFNHAHFASRINQVLRRTSQPKTPFAILLLDLDGFKEINDSLGHHAGDVLLRQVSERLKQIFNSGATIARIGGDEFAILLEQWVERSSLDTFVNSLLTQIRTPFVLNGMEIQISGSVGVAIYPDNGRDLNSLMRNADQAMYQAKREGMGYAYSDPSKDQQTPNRLLLMNQLRHALDKEEFVLYYQPMLSLNSAERIGFEALIRWKNVERGILYPAEFMPMIELSDLIHPLTLWVIENAVMQCSQERKKGHPITIAVNISTRNLLDISLPGKIQEILKRHDLKADCLELEITESSIMADTIRSLDVLTRLHNIGVGIAIDDFGTGYSSLAYLQKLPVDNLKIDRSFVMDMSKHAEAHTIVRSIVGLAHSLGVSVTAEGIETEWALKQLTDLGCDYVQGYHIARPMQADQIGPWLEQRQQEAVA; this comes from the coding sequence ATGACGCTCAACATACGATATTTTCGAAGTATCTATGCACAAATGTTTCTGGTCATATGCGTTGCCGCCATTCCCACCTTTATCGGCCTGACGTATTACGTCCTCCAACAACGAAGCCGCCTGCAGGACATCAGCCAGCAAAACGCCCAGCGCTATGTAGATCTGGCCGCCCGCAACGAAAACTGGCTGCTCAAGAGCTCCATGGAAACCTTGAATGCAATCGCTTCAACTCCTTTGATTCAAAACAGCGACTGGAAACTTTGTTATCAATATTTCTCGGACCTGCTCCGCCAGCACGGCAACCGATACACGAACTTTGGCGTCATAGGCACCAATGGCGAAGTTCTTTGCAGCGGAGTCTCGGCCAATGTCGAGAAGATGCCCTACCTTGGAGATCGCCCGTACTTCAAACGCGCACTGAGTAGTACAGGCTTTGTCGTCAGCAACTCCCTGATGGGCCGAATATCGGCCACCCATACCATCACGGTGGCAACCGCATTGCGCAACAACGAGGGAGCGCCGCGCGCCGTGCTCTTCGCCGCCCTGAACATGGCGGTCGTGTCGCAGATCCAAGACCACACATTGCCAAGCCGCAGCGACGATCTCACTATCCTCGACAGGCACGGCACCATCCTGACCACATCGTCGACAGACCTGGGAACACCCGGCGAGGCCCTGAAAAACAAAGACATCCTGAACCTCATAACGCCCCAGAACAAGGGTGCCAAACTGATACGCGGCAGCGACAACAAGGATTGGTTTGTCAGCTATGCCAAAGCGGGAACCCCGGACGATCCCGGCGCCCTGGCCGTTATCTATAGAAACCCTGCGTCCGGCCTGTTGTCCGAAATCCAGCGCAGCTTCTGGATAGGAACCGCCGTCACCGCCCTTCTGATGCTGATGGCGCTCTTCGCCGGCTGGGCCGGAACCCACGCCATTCTGGGCCGCAATATTCGAAAACTGACAGAAGCAGCGAAACGCCTCAGGAAACGTCAATTCGATACCCGGATCGGAAACCAGGTCTTCGGCCAGGAATTCACCGAAATCGCCAACCAGTTCGACAAAATGGCGGAAGAACTGGGCGCCAGCGAGCGACAATGGCAAGTCTCATTCCAAAGGCAGCAAGGCCAGAACGACATCTTGCGCAGAATTGCACAAGACGGACGCCTTGACGACACGCTAATCTCCCTGACCCACTTCGCCGAAGGCCAGATCGACGGCACCATCTCGTCGATCCTGCTGCTCTCGGTCGATGGAACGCGGGTGAGCTCATGCATCGCACCCAAGCTCCCGGCATCTTTCTGCGACTCGCTGATCAGCGCCGTCGTCGGGGCCAAAACCGGATCTTGCGGTGCCGCCATCAGCGAAAAACGGGTCGTCATTACCGAAGACATCAGCAGCGACCCGCTCTGGGAAGATTATCGGGAACTGGCTCTGGGCCACGGCCTGCGCGCATGCTGGTCGCATCCCATTATCTCGTCCGGCGGGCGCATCCTGGGCTCATTTGCCCTGTATTATCAAAGCCCGCGCTCTCCCAAGCTGGAAGAACTGCAAATGGGCCAGATGGGCGCCGAACTGGCGGCCGTCGCCATTGAACGCAGCCGTATCGCAACCGCGCTGGAACAATCCGAAGCAGAGTACCGGCTTCTCTTCGAAAGCAACCCCGATCCCATGTGGGTATGCGACGCCGCAAGCGGCCGGATACTGGCGGTCAATGACCAGGCCATACAACACTACGGCTTCGACAGGCACGAATTCCTTGCCATGTCCGACAATGACCTGCAGGCCGACGATCCGGCATCGGCCGACATCTCGAAGCTCGAGTCCCAGAGCGCCCACTCCCTGAACCAGGCGGTCCGCCTGCATCGCAGAAAAGACGGCAGCCTCATTTCTGTCGAGGTGTCGTTCTTCCCTCTCAGCTTCGGCGAACGCGACGCGCGGCTGACCCTTATACAGGACATTACCGAACGCAAGACGCTCACCCAGAACATCCGCGAACGCGACGAGTTGTTCATGCTCCTGATGGAATCGACAGCCGAAGCCATCTACGGCATCGATCAGGAAGGGCGCTGCACGTTCGCCAACCAGGCTTGCGCCAAACTGCTCGGATACACCACTTCCGAATTGATCGGCCACCGCTTGCATTCCCTGATTCACAGCAAACACGAAGACGGCCGTCCTTACCCACAGGAAGACTGCCCGATACACCGCGTATTGACCACCAAACGCCATGTCCACATAGAAAACGAAGTGCTATGGCGCAAAGACGGAACCGCCCTGCCGGTCGAGTACTGGTCGTACCCCATGCGACGCGGCGACAAGGTCGTCGGATCGATCGTCACTTTCCTGGATATCACCGAACGCCGCCGCCACAACAACGCCCTGACATACCAGGCCACGCACGACTCGCTCACGGGTCTGTTCAATCACGCCCACTTTGCATCCCGGATCAATCAGGTGCTGCGCAGAACCAGCCAGCCCAAAACACCCTTCGCCATTCTGCTGCTGGATCTGGACGGCTTCAAAGAAATCAACGACTCCCTGGGCCACCACGCCGGCGACGTCCTGCTCAGGCAAGTCAGCGAGCGTCTGAAGCAAATTTTCAATAGCGGCGCCACAATTGCCCGGATCGGCGGAGACGAATTCGCCATTCTTCTTGAACAATGGGTCGAGCGCTCCTCACTGGATACCTTTGTCAATAGTCTCTTGACGCAGATCAGAACGCCCTTCGTCCTGAATGGCATGGAGATCCAGATCAGTGGCAGTGTCGGGGTCGCTATCTACCCCGACAACGGCAGAGACCTGAACAGCCTCATGCGCAATGCCGACCAGGCCATGTACCAGGCTAAACGGGAAGGCATGGGCTACGCTTATAGCGACCCGTCCAAAGACCAGCAAACGCCGAATCGCCTGTTGCTGATGAACCAATTGCGACACGCCTTGGACAAGGAAGAATTCGTGCTGTATTACCAGCCCATGCTCTCGCTGAACAGCGCGGAGAGGATTGGTTTCGAGGCGCTCATCCGCTGGAAGAATGTCGAGCGTGGAATTTTGTATCCTGCCGAATTCATGCCGATGATCGAGCTCAGCGACCTAATTCACCCCCTGACGCTGTGGGTCATCGAGAATGCCGTCATGCAATGCAGCCAGGAACGGAAAAAGGGGCATCCGATAACCATTGCAGTAAATATTTCGACGCGAAATCTGTTGGACATCAGCCTTCCGGGGAAAATCCAGGAAATTCTCAAACGCCACGATCTGAAAGCCGACTGTCTTGAACTGGAGATTACCGAAAGCTCCATCATGGCCGACACGATCCGATCGCTGGATGTCCTGACCAGGCTTCACAATATTGGCGTGGGAATTGCCATAGACGATTTTGGAACCGGCTATTCGTCGCTGGCCTATCTGCAGAAGCTTCCCGTCGACAATCTGAAAATCGATCGTTCATTTGTGATGGACATGAGCAAACACGCTGAAGCGCACACAATCGTGCGATCGATCGTGGGCCTGGCACACAGCCTGGGGGTGTCCGTCACGGCTGAAGGAATAGAAACCGAATGGGCCTTGAAGCAATTGACCGATTTGGGTTGCGACTATGTACAGGGCTATCACATTGCCAGGCCGATGCAGGCCGACCAGATAGGGCCGTGGCTGGAACAGCGGCAGCAGGAAGCCGTGGCATGA
- a CDS encoding metallophosphoesterase translates to MAKLAPLRLNILSDLHLSQGGLPLPETSADVIVLAGDITRPREAIEWARGFDKPVIYIAGNHEFYGGNLPDTLQELKQRSQGTHIHVLDQDELILQGVRFLGATLWTDFLLYGRGPQREEACRQAQLMIRDFSRIQSDTSREQRFTPSDSEMLCKNHSAWLDRKLAEPYKGPTVVITHHAPSTGSIHPRFDGSPLNVCYVSRLEHLMSKDRAILWVHGHTHDSFDYLVNGTRVICNPRGYCKDGINENAAFDPRLIVEVER, encoded by the coding sequence ATGGCCAAACTAGCGCCGCTTCGGCTGAACATACTTTCCGACCTGCATTTGAGCCAGGGCGGCCTGCCCCTGCCCGAAACATCCGCCGATGTGATTGTGCTGGCCGGCGACATCACCCGCCCGCGCGAAGCGATAGAATGGGCGCGCGGCTTTGACAAGCCCGTGATCTACATAGCAGGCAACCACGAGTTTTATGGCGGCAACCTGCCCGACACGCTGCAAGAACTGAAGCAGCGCAGCCAAGGGACTCACATCCACGTGCTCGACCAAGACGAGCTGATCCTGCAGGGAGTACGATTTTTGGGGGCCACGTTGTGGACCGACTTCCTGTTGTATGGGCGTGGCCCGCAACGCGAAGAGGCCTGTCGCCAGGCACAGCTCATGATTCGCGACTTCAGCCGCATCCAGTCGGACACATCCCGCGAACAAAGGTTTACTCCATCCGACTCGGAAATGCTCTGCAAAAACCACAGTGCCTGGCTGGATCGCAAATTGGCCGAGCCGTACAAGGGCCCCACAGTCGTCATTACCCACCACGCCCCATCGACGGGCAGCATACACCCACGATTCGATGGCTCGCCGCTCAATGTCTGCTATGTATCCAGGCTGGAACATCTCATGAGCAAGGACCGCGCCATTTTATGGGTACACGGGCACACCCACGACAGCTTCGACTATCTGGTCAACGGCACAAGGGTGATTTGCAACCCGCGAGGCTACTGCAAGGACGGAATCAACGAAAACGCCGCGTTCGACCCACGACTGATCGTCGAGGTCGAACGCTAG
- a CDS encoding cytochrome c family protein yields the protein MHEAWSEPLLTGNAGRGEAIYTRCLACHALAYDRTGPRHCGLFGRKAGSVKGFVYSDAMKNSKIVWTEETLNVFLKNPMADIPGTAMGYAGIPDPQERADLIAYLKRENESATCANVK from the coding sequence TTGCACGAAGCATGGTCCGAGCCTTTGCTGACCGGCAACGCAGGCCGAGGCGAGGCAATTTATACCCGCTGTCTTGCGTGCCATGCACTGGCCTATGATCGAACCGGCCCACGGCATTGTGGTCTTTTCGGTAGAAAGGCGGGCAGCGTCAAAGGTTTTGTTTATTCCGATGCGATGAAAAATTCAAAAATCGTATGGACCGAAGAAACCTTGAATGTCTTTCTGAAAAATCCGATGGCGGACATTCCGGGAACCGCCATGGGTTACGCAGGCATTCCCGACCCGCAGGAGCGGGCCGATCTGATTGCGTACCTGAAGCGGGAAAACGAATCGGCCACCTGTGCCAACGTCAAGTAG